A portion of the Colius striatus isolate bColStr4 chromosome 1, bColStr4.1.hap1, whole genome shotgun sequence genome contains these proteins:
- the C1H3orf85 gene encoding uncharacterized protein C3orf85 homolog, with protein sequence MSLKMFQILVSALLFTASISGVLGAPFLTEESANQFIRLKRQIPYSQNYWDPSSGQNTWVYALTKQVSESWKALRETAQYYMDLGSSALEPSIASNNIRSYMDMLQQSGTQLQQQTKMSY encoded by the exons ATGTCtctgaaaatgtttcaaattttGGTGTCTGCTCTTCTGTTTACAG CTTCCATTTCAGGTGTCCTTGGAGCACCTTTTCTGACAGAAGAATCAGCAAATCAGTTTATACGACTTAAACGGCAAATACCATACTCTCAGAACTACTGGGACCCAAGCAGCGGCCAGAATACATGGGTATACGCTCTCACTAAACAG GTTAGTGAATCGTGGAAAGCTTTGAGAGAAACAGCACAATACTACATGGACTTGGGATCTTCTGCACTTGAGCCTTCAATTGCCAG CAACAACATCAGATCTTACATGGACATGCTACAACAGTCTGGGACTCAACTCCAGCAACAGACAAAGATGAGCTATTAA